From a single Shewanella denitrificans OS217 genomic region:
- a CDS encoding class II glutamine amidotransferase, translating to MCELLAMSANVPTDIVFSFTGLAERGGVTGPHVDGWGITFYEGKGSRTFKDASPSSQSHIAQLIKSYPIKSEVVVSHIRQANRGCVSLENTHPFTRELWGRYWTYAHNGQLSDYEDKFIVSRFQSVGDTDSELAFCWIMEQVLSEFGDKAPADMKPVFVFIASLADEIRALGVFNMILSDGNYLMCYCTNNLSYITRRAPFGEAKLIDTDVVIDFKKETTPNDVVTVIATRPLTDNEQWQVLTSGEWKLFALGELVNG from the coding sequence ATGTGTGAATTACTGGCGATGAGTGCCAATGTACCTACGGATATCGTATTTAGTTTTACAGGCTTAGCAGAGCGTGGTGGGGTGACAGGTCCTCATGTTGATGGTTGGGGGATCACTTTTTACGAAGGTAAAGGCAGTCGTACCTTTAAAGACGCAAGCCCAAGCAGCCAGTCACATATCGCACAGTTGATAAAATCATATCCCATTAAAAGTGAAGTAGTGGTGAGTCACATCAGGCAAGCCAATCGAGGTTGCGTCTCCCTTGAAAATACCCACCCTTTTACCCGTGAGCTATGGGGCCGCTACTGGACTTATGCTCATAATGGTCAATTATCTGATTATGAAGATAAATTTATTGTCTCTCGATTTCAAAGCGTGGGGGACACCGATAGCGAATTAGCCTTTTGTTGGATAATGGAACAAGTATTGTCTGAGTTTGGCGATAAAGCGCCGGCAGATATGAAACCCGTTTTTGTCTTTATAGCAAGTCTTGCGGATGAGATACGCGCCTTGGGGGTATTTAATATGATCTTAAGTGATGGCAATTACTTGATGTGCTATTGCACCAATAACTTAAGTTACATTACCCGCCGCGCGCCTTTTGGCGAGGCTAAGCTTATTGATACCGATGTGGTGATCGATTTCAAAAAAGAAACCACCCCTAATGATGTGGTGACTGTGATAGCAACTCGACCTTTGACAGACAATGAACAATGGCAGGTGTTAACTTCGGGTGAATGGAAGCTATTTGCCTTAGGGGAATTAGTTAACGGCTAA